A DNA window from Prochlorococcus marinus str. GP2 contains the following coding sequences:
- a CDS encoding NnrU family protein yields the protein METHKTSLIILLLIFIFAVIHSGGAALRIKAESIIGPRLWRLCFVFFSLPSAIVLISYFLAHRYDGIRLWNFQGNNLVFFVVWFLTAISFLFLYPATYNLLEIPSVLKPKVRIYGTGIMRITRHPQAFGQIIWCFAHTLWIGTSFTLITSIGLILHHLFAIWHGDKRLAKRFGEEFEKFKQNTSIVPFVAIIEGRQEFKIKEFLRLSQLGILIAIGVLWWSHQYINIAVKTFNSSFLSKFFN from the coding sequence ATGGAGACACATAAAACTTCTCTAATCATATTGTTGTTAATTTTTATTTTTGCAGTAATTCATAGTGGTGGAGCTGCCTTGAGAATTAAAGCAGAATCTATTATTGGACCAAGATTATGGCGTTTATGCTTTGTTTTTTTTAGTTTGCCATCTGCAATTGTCTTAATTAGTTATTTTTTGGCGCATAGATATGACGGCATTAGGTTGTGGAATTTCCAGGGTAATAATTTAGTTTTCTTTGTAGTTTGGTTTTTAACTGCAATAAGTTTTTTATTTTTATATCCTGCTACTTACAACTTATTGGAAATTCCTTCTGTCTTAAAACCTAAAGTGCGAATTTATGGAACTGGGATCATGCGAATCACTAGACATCCTCAAGCCTTTGGTCAAATAATATGGTGTTTTGCACATACTTTATGGATAGGTACATCATTCACATTGATAACTTCTATTGGATTAATTTTGCATCACCTTTTCGCTATTTGGCATGGCGATAAAAGATTAGCCAAAAGATTTGGAGAAGAGTTTGAAAAGTTTAAACAAAATACTTCTATAGTCCCATTTGTAGCAATAATTGAAGGTAGGCAAGAATTTAAAATTAAAGAATTTTTAAGGTTATCTCAACTAGGTATTTTGATTGCAATAGGGGTACTTTGGTGGTCTCATCAGTATATTAATATTGCTGTTAAAACATTTAATTCATCATTTTTGTCTAAATTTTTCAATTGA
- a CDS encoding DUF3172 domain-containing protein, with amino-acid sequence MNRPPSNRRPRRGTNRNYYSSNPRDVDSYGQRNIRLPAASSEQKINFNTGTIAVLAGVLILGVGIGSAITSTTDGGQGNIASQQQLDMAVPDPEFCRQWGASAFVIDVEMYTTLNPSTSFVTQPALQPGCVIRRENWTVLQKQGAISNEDVRECKQRMNTFAYIGSIRDKPIVKCVYQTDVNENKFIIKGDGQAEDGGVGINKEAIQF; translated from the coding sequence GTGAACAGACCACCATCAAATAGGAGACCTAGAAGAGGTACAAACAGAAACTATTACTCTTCAAATCCAAGAGATGTTGATTCTTATGGTCAAAGAAATATTAGATTGCCTGCTGCTTCTTCTGAACAAAAGATCAACTTCAATACAGGAACAATAGCTGTGCTTGCAGGAGTATTAATTCTTGGAGTTGGAATTGGGAGCGCGATCACCAGTACCACTGATGGTGGACAGGGAAATATAGCTAGTCAACAACAATTAGATATGGCTGTTCCAGATCCTGAGTTTTGTAGACAATGGGGCGCAAGTGCATTTGTAATTGATGTTGAGATGTATACAACTCTAAATCCATCTACGAGTTTCGTGACGCAACCTGCCCTACAGCCTGGATGTGTAATTAGAAGAGAAAACTGGACAGTTTTGCAAAAACAAGGTGCAATCAGTAATGAAGATGTAAGAGAATGTAAGCAACGAATGAATACTTTTGCTTACATTGGATCTATAAGAGATAAACCAATAGTTAAGTGCGTTTATCAAACAGATGTAAATGAAAATAAATTCATAATCAAGGGCGATGGACAAGCCGAAGATGGAGGAGTAGGCATTAATAAAGAAGCTATTCAGTTCTGA
- a CDS encoding LysR family transcriptional regulator, translating to MPELPFTLDQLRILKAIAAQGSFKKAADLLYVTQPAVSLQIQNLEKQLEITIFDRGGRKALLTEAGRLLLDYCERILNQCDEACKAIEDLNSLKGGTLVIGASQTTGTYLMPRMIGLFRQNYPDVSVQLQVHSTRRTGWSVANGQIDLAIIGGQLPGDLENLLQVIPYATDELALVLPSKHPLSIKKELLKEDLYKLNFVTLDSQSTTRKVVDKLLQDSGLEIQRLKIEMELNSLEAIKNAVQSGLGASFLPVVSIERELAAGTIHKAFVADLEVKRELKLITNPSRYTSRASEVFKKNILPQFASLESPLRQI from the coding sequence ATGCCCGAATTACCCTTTACTCTTGACCAATTAAGAATATTAAAAGCTATTGCAGCTCAAGGAAGTTTTAAAAAAGCTGCAGATTTATTGTACGTAACTCAACCTGCTGTCAGTTTACAAATACAAAATCTAGAAAAACAACTTGAAATTACAATATTCGATAGAGGTGGCAGAAAAGCTCTTTTAACTGAGGCAGGAAGGCTACTTCTTGATTATTGTGAACGAATTTTGAATCAGTGCGATGAAGCCTGTAAAGCGATCGAAGATCTAAATAGCTTAAAAGGTGGAACACTTGTAATTGGAGCTAGCCAAACTACGGGAACCTATTTAATGCCAAGAATGATTGGGTTATTCAGACAAAACTATCCTGATGTATCTGTTCAACTGCAAGTTCATAGTACTAGAAGAACTGGCTGGAGTGTTGCCAATGGACAAATTGATTTAGCTATCATTGGAGGACAATTACCTGGCGATTTAGAAAATTTGCTGCAAGTTATTCCATATGCAACTGATGAATTAGCACTAGTTTTGCCCTCAAAGCATCCACTTTCAATCAAAAAAGAACTTTTAAAAGAGGACTTATACAAATTAAATTTCGTAACGTTGGATTCTCAATCTACAACCAGAAAAGTTGTTGATAAACTTCTGCAAGATTCTGGACTTGAAATTCAAAGGTTGAAAATTGAGATGGAACTTAACTCACTTGAAGCAATCAAGAATGCGGTTCAATCAGGTTTAGGAGCTTCGTTTTTACCTGTTGTTTCAATTGAAAGAGAATTAGCGGCTGGAACAATCCACAAAGCATTTGTTGCCGACTTAGAGGTTAAAAGAGAACTAAAATTAATTACTAATCCCTCAAGATATACTTCAAGAGCATCAGAAGTATTTAAGAAAAATATTTTGCCCCAATTTGCTAGTTTAGAAAGCCCACTAAGGCAAATATAA
- a CDS encoding segregation/condensation protein A, with the protein MDRQQLGPRLLIKFLQDAAGKGDLDPWDIDVISVIDSFLEQYSQNFGRKANGSNTYQKDLSETSEAFFAASVLVNLKAQVLESEVFKENSSDFEDDFDLDDQDWIDQEFDIPKYPEKYLRRRSIAQPILQRTTTLGELVSQLESIAEVMETQDLLLMKRKRNKKYSDKALISQVKSLAHREKLPETTKALGEFIDGWEKALQWTDFEYLVEKWQSVVKNDLDKDRLGVFWALLFLSSENKIEIKQINSLYGPLQIKRIIPDGGLAQLPIENLEVTNTYPSAV; encoded by the coding sequence ATTGATAGGCAACAATTAGGGCCTAGATTATTAATTAAGTTCCTTCAAGATGCTGCTGGTAAAGGTGATCTTGATCCATGGGATATTGATGTAATAAGTGTAATAGATAGCTTTTTAGAACAATACTCCCAAAATTTTGGAAGAAAAGCAAATGGTTCAAATACTTACCAAAAGGATTTGTCTGAGACGAGTGAGGCTTTTTTTGCTGCTTCCGTATTAGTTAATTTAAAAGCTCAAGTTTTGGAATCTGAAGTTTTCAAAGAAAATTCTTCAGATTTTGAGGATGATTTTGATCTGGATGATCAAGATTGGATTGATCAAGAATTTGATATACCAAAATACCCTGAAAAATATTTAAGGAGAAGATCAATAGCACAACCAATTCTCCAACGAACGACAACCCTAGGAGAACTGGTAAGTCAGTTAGAATCTATCGCTGAAGTTATGGAAACCCAAGATCTTCTTTTAATGAAGAGAAAAAGAAATAAAAAATATTCTGATAAGGCTTTAATTTCTCAAGTTAAATCATTAGCGCACCGCGAGAAACTGCCAGAAACCACAAAGGCATTAGGCGAATTTATTGATGGGTGGGAAAAAGCATTACAGTGGACAGATTTTGAATATTTAGTTGAGAAATGGCAATCAGTTGTAAAAAATGATTTAGATAAAGATCGTCTTGGGGTCTTTTGGGCCTTGTTATTTTTATCCTCTGAAAACAAAATTGAAATTAAACAAATTAATTCTTTATATGGTCCATTACAAATTAAAAGAATAATTCCTGATGGAGGCTTAGCTCAATTGCCAATAGAAAATCTTGAGGTAACCAATACCTATCCTTCTGCTGTTTAG
- a CDS encoding nucleotidyltransferase family protein has product MKAMILAAGKGTRVQPITHIIPKPMIPILQKPVMEFLLELLKEHGFKEIMVNVSHLAEEIENYFRDGQRFGVEIAYSFEGRIEDGELIGDALGSAGGLKKIQDFQKFFDETFVVLCGDALVDLDLTEAVKKHKEKGAIASLITKKVTRDQVSSYGVVVSDSNGRIKAFQEKPTVDDALSDSINTGIYLFEPEIFNYIPSGEKFDIGADLFPKLVEMDLPFFALPMDFEWVDIGKVPDYWSAIRNVLQGKVRQVEIPGKEIKPGVFTGLNVAANWDTVDITGPVYIGGMTRIEDGATIIGPAMIGPSCCICEGATIDNSIIFDYSKIGKGVRLVDKLVFGRYCVGKNGDHFDLQDASLDWLITDSRRSDMIEPSPQQKAMAELLGTDLINIPD; this is encoded by the coding sequence ATGAAGGCAATGATACTTGCAGCAGGTAAAGGCACACGTGTTCAACCCATAACTCATATCATTCCAAAACCAATGATACCGATTCTACAAAAACCTGTAATGGAGTTTCTTTTAGAACTCCTCAAAGAACATGGCTTTAAAGAAATAATGGTTAACGTTTCTCACCTCGCTGAAGAAATTGAAAATTACTTTCGGGATGGTCAAAGATTCGGTGTGGAGATTGCATATAGTTTCGAAGGGAGAATTGAAGATGGGGAACTAATCGGAGATGCTTTAGGTTCAGCAGGAGGACTAAAAAAAATTCAAGATTTTCAAAAATTTTTTGATGAAACTTTTGTTGTTCTATGCGGGGATGCTTTAGTGGACTTAGATTTGACTGAAGCAGTTAAGAAACATAAGGAAAAAGGAGCAATTGCAAGTTTAATTACTAAAAAAGTTACTAGAGATCAAGTATCAAGTTATGGCGTAGTAGTTTCAGATAGTAATGGTCGAATAAAAGCTTTTCAAGAAAAGCCAACTGTAGATGATGCTTTAAGCGATTCTATAAATACAGGTATTTACCTTTTTGAACCTGAAATTTTTAATTACATACCATCAGGTGAAAAATTTGATATTGGTGCTGATCTTTTCCCTAAACTCGTTGAAATGGATTTACCATTTTTTGCACTTCCAATGGATTTCGAATGGGTAGATATTGGAAAAGTTCCTGATTATTGGAGTGCTATTCGTAATGTGTTACAAGGAAAAGTAAGACAAGTTGAGATACCTGGCAAAGAAATTAAACCTGGAGTTTTTACCGGTTTAAATGTTGCTGCTAATTGGGACACAGTTGATATTACTGGGCCTGTATATATAGGTGGAATGACGAGAATAGAGGATGGCGCAACAATTATTGGACCTGCAATGATTGGCCCGAGTTGTTGTATTTGCGAAGGTGCCACAATTGATAATTCAATTATTTTTGATTATTCAAAAATCGGTAAGGGTGTTCGACTAGTAGATAAATTAGTATTTGGCCGATACTGTGTGGGCAAAAATGGAGATCACTTTGATTTGCAAGATGCATCTTTGGATTGGTTGATAACAGATTCTAGAAGATCTGACATGATTGAGCCATCCCCTCAACAGAAGGCAATGGCAGAATTGTTAGGTACTGATTTGATTAATATTCCAGACTAA
- the ndhM gene encoding NAD(P)H-quinone oxidoreductase subunit M, translating to MEKMLLKSTTRHVRIFTAEVVDKELKFHPSKLTLDLDPDNEFIWKEDSLTKINEKFNELIKERAGKDLDDYELRKIGSEIEGLIKFLLQNGQLSYNPDCRVMNYSMGLPKTNEVL from the coding sequence ATGGAAAAAATGCTTTTAAAATCAACAACTCGACATGTAAGAATTTTTACAGCTGAAGTAGTTGATAAAGAATTAAAGTTTCATCCCAGTAAACTGACTCTTGATTTAGATCCTGATAACGAATTTATTTGGAAGGAGGATTCTTTAACCAAAATTAATGAAAAATTTAATGAATTAATAAAAGAGAGAGCGGGAAAGGATTTAGATGATTATGAACTTCGGAAAATTGGTTCAGAAATCGAAGGTTTAATTAAATTTTTGCTTCAAAATGGGCAATTAAGTTATAACCCTGATTGTAGAGTTATGAACTACTCAATGGGTTTACCAAAAACAAATGAAGTACTGTGA
- a CDS encoding NAD(P)H-quinone oxidoreductase subunit 4 — protein sequence MLGTLGAGLSTLPWLSASILFPIASAFVIPFFPDKGDGKEVRWFALSIALITFLITVGSYINGFDINNENLQLKENISWLPNLGLTWSVGADGISMPLILLTSFITALAVLAAWPVKFKPKLFFFLILVMDGGQIAVFAVQDMLLFFLTWELELIPVYLLLAIWGGKNRQYAATKFIIYTAGSSIFILIAALAMGFYGTEIPNFEFSHLASQDFSQKFQILCYVGLLIAFGVKLPIVPLHTWLPDAHGEATAPVHMLLAGILLKMGGYALLRFNAQLLPVAHAQFAPLLIVLGVVNIIYAALTSFAQRNLKRKIAYSSISHMGFVLIGIGSFSSLGTSGAMLQMVSHGLIGASLFFLVGATYDRTKTLKLDEMSGVGQKMRIMFALWTACSLASLALPGMSGFVSELMVFTGFVTDEVYTLPFRVVMASLAAIGVILTPIYLLSMLREIFFGKENPKLIEERKLIDAEPREVYIIACLLFPIIGIGLYPRLVTESYIASINNLVDRDLTAVKSAVKTNIFSGTQKNDILKAPTI from the coding sequence ATGTTAGGGACTTTAGGAGCTGGATTGTCTACTTTACCTTGGTTATCTGCTTCAATTTTGTTCCCAATTGCTAGCGCGTTTGTGATACCTTTTTTCCCAGACAAAGGTGATGGTAAAGAGGTTAGATGGTTTGCTCTGTCAATTGCATTAATAACTTTTTTAATAACTGTAGGTTCTTATATAAATGGATTTGATATTAATAATGAAAATCTGCAACTGAAAGAAAATATTAGTTGGCTTCCGAATTTAGGTCTTACATGGTCAGTTGGTGCTGATGGTATTTCAATGCCTTTAATCTTGTTAACAAGTTTTATAACTGCTTTAGCAGTTTTAGCTGCATGGCCAGTCAAGTTTAAGCCAAAGTTATTTTTCTTTTTAATATTGGTTATGGATGGTGGGCAAATTGCTGTATTTGCAGTTCAAGATATGCTTTTATTTTTTCTCACTTGGGAACTTGAGTTAATTCCCGTATATTTGTTATTAGCTATTTGGGGTGGTAAAAATCGACAATATGCAGCAACAAAGTTCATTATCTATACAGCTGGTAGTTCAATATTTATCCTAATAGCTGCATTAGCTATGGGTTTCTACGGTACAGAAATTCCTAACTTTGAGTTTTCTCACTTGGCATCTCAAGATTTTAGTCAAAAATTTCAAATACTCTGTTATGTGGGGCTCTTAATTGCATTTGGAGTAAAACTCCCAATAGTTCCTCTGCATACTTGGCTCCCAGACGCTCATGGAGAGGCTACAGCCCCTGTTCATATGCTTTTAGCTGGAATTTTATTGAAGATGGGAGGATATGCTCTTTTGAGATTTAATGCACAATTATTACCCGTTGCTCATGCTCAATTTGCCCCATTACTAATAGTTCTTGGAGTAGTTAATATAATTTATGCTGCATTAACTTCTTTTGCGCAAAGAAATCTCAAAAGAAAGATTGCATATAGTTCTATAAGTCATATGGGTTTTGTCCTGATTGGAATAGGTAGTTTTAGTAGCCTTGGAACAAGCGGAGCAATGCTGCAAATGGTTAGTCATGGGTTAATTGGGGCTAGTTTATTTTTTCTTGTTGGAGCTACTTATGACAGAACCAAGACTCTTAAACTTGATGAAATGAGTGGTGTAGGTCAAAAAATGAGAATAATGTTTGCCCTTTGGACTGCTTGCTCCCTTGCTTCACTTGCTTTACCAGGTATGAGTGGATTTGTTTCAGAATTAATGGTATTTACAGGGTTTGTTACGGATGAAGTTTATACATTGCCATTTAGGGTAGTTATGGCCTCTTTAGCTGCTATAGGAGTGATACTTACCCCAATTTATCTGCTTTCAATGTTAAGGGAAATTTTCTTTGGTAAAGAAAATCCTAAATTAATCGAAGAACGGAAACTTATTGATGCTGAGCCTAGAGAGGTTTATATTATTGCTTGTTTACTGTTTCCAATAATTGGAATAGGATTATATCCAAGGTTAGTGACTGAGAGTTATATCGCATCAATTAACAATTTAGTTGATAGAGATTTAACTGCTGTTAAAAGTGCTGTGAAAACAAATATTTTTTCAGGAACACAAAAAAATGACATCCTTAAAGCCCCAACAATATAA
- the pds gene encoding 15-cis-phytoene desaturase encodes MRVVIAGAGLAGLSCAKYLVDNGHIPILLEARDVLGGKVAAWKDEDGDWYETGLHIFFGAYPNMLQLFKELDIEDRLQWKSHSMIFNQPSEPGTYSRFDFPDIPAPVNGVSAILSNNDMLSWNEKILFGIGLVPAMLRGQKYLDKCDTKSWTDWLKEHNIPERVNDEVFIAMSKALNFIGPDEISSTVLLTALNRFLQEKNGSKMAFLDGAPPERLCQPMVDYITARGGEVHMNSPLRQINLNEDSTVKSFTIASLNENEKQEITADAFVSAMPVDLFKLMIPKQWKGLDAFSKLDGLNGVPVINIHLWFDKKLTDIDHLLFSRSPLLSVYADMSITCKEYEDPNRSMLELVFAPAKDWINRSDQDIVDATMEELKKLFPTHFVGDDKTKLRKYKVVKTPRSVYKAVPGCQEFRPSQKSPIKNFFLAGDYTMQKYLASMEGAVLSGKLCAEAINKEYSKIP; translated from the coding sequence ATGCGTGTTGTAATTGCTGGTGCAGGTTTAGCGGGTTTATCTTGTGCTAAATATCTTGTGGATAATGGTCACATTCCAATATTACTTGAAGCTAGGGATGTTCTAGGAGGAAAAGTTGCGGCATGGAAAGATGAGGATGGAGACTGGTATGAAACTGGATTACACATATTTTTTGGAGCATATCCTAATATGTTGCAACTTTTCAAAGAATTAGATATTGAAGATAGACTCCAATGGAAAAGTCATTCAATGATTTTTAATCAGCCATCTGAACCAGGAACTTACAGTAGATTTGACTTCCCCGATATACCAGCTCCCGTAAATGGAGTTTCAGCCATACTTAGCAATAATGATATGCTTTCATGGAATGAAAAAATCCTATTTGGAATAGGTTTAGTTCCTGCAATGTTAAGGGGCCAAAAGTATCTTGATAAATGTGATACTAAATCATGGACAGATTGGCTCAAAGAACACAATATACCAGAAAGAGTTAATGATGAAGTTTTTATAGCCATGAGTAAAGCTCTAAATTTTATTGGACCGGATGAAATCTCATCTACAGTTTTATTAACAGCATTAAACAGATTCTTACAAGAAAAAAATGGTTCAAAAATGGCGTTCTTAGATGGAGCTCCTCCGGAAAGACTTTGCCAACCAATGGTTGATTACATTACTGCTCGTGGTGGAGAAGTTCATATGAATAGCCCATTAAGGCAAATTAACCTTAATGAGGACAGCACTGTTAAAAGCTTTACTATCGCTTCTTTAAATGAAAACGAAAAGCAAGAGATAACTGCCGATGCTTTTGTTAGTGCAATGCCTGTAGATCTTTTTAAATTAATGATACCCAAGCAATGGAAAGGTCTTGATGCTTTTTCAAAATTAGATGGTTTAAATGGTGTACCAGTTATTAATATTCACTTATGGTTTGACAAGAAATTAACAGATATTGACCATCTACTTTTTAGTAGATCACCACTTCTTAGCGTTTATGCAGATATGAGTATCACATGTAAAGAATATGAAGATCCAAATAGATCAATGCTTGAATTAGTTTTCGCACCAGCAAAAGATTGGATTAATAGGAGTGATCAAGACATCGTTGATGCAACTATGGAAGAACTGAAAAAATTATTCCCAACACATTTTGTCGGTGACGATAAGACAAAATTAAGAAAATATAAAGTAGTTAAAACTCCAAGATCTGTATACAAGGCAGTTCCTGGATGCCAAGAGTTCAGACCTAGTCAAAAATCTCCAATAAAAAACTTCTTCTTAGCTGGCGATTATACTATGCAAAAATATTTAGCATCTATGGAGGGAGCTGTTTTAAGTGGTAAATTATGCGCGGAAGCAATAAATAAAGAGTATTCCAAAATCCCTTAA
- a CDS encoding methylenetetrahydrofolate reductase produces the protein MKSKLQQTLEKKSKVITAELMPPRGGDPIRSLKIAQLLKDKVHAVNITDGSRAVMRMCSLAMSKLLLENGIEPIMQISCRDRNKIALQSDILGANALGIKNILCITGDPVKAGDQQDAKAVHQFESVKLLKQIQDFNKGIDPTFEELPDKKTFIYAGAAADPSCRNQKSLENRIRKKKEAGAQFIQTQMVMKKEDLIEFCEKIAKPLDIPVIAGVFLLKSYKNALFINKYVPGANIPENILNRLKEAKNPLEEGILIAAEQAQDFFCIASGIHLMAVKSEHLIPEILKKADLSLEY, from the coding sequence TTGAAATCAAAACTTCAGCAGACTTTAGAGAAAAAATCCAAGGTGATAACAGCAGAGTTAATGCCGCCTAGAGGTGGAGACCCCATAAGATCTCTTAAGATAGCACAACTTTTGAAAGATAAGGTACATGCTGTTAACATAACCGACGGAAGTAGGGCTGTAATGAGAATGTGTAGCCTGGCAATGTCCAAACTATTACTGGAAAATGGGATAGAACCAATAATGCAAATATCTTGTAGAGATCGTAATAAAATTGCTTTACAATCAGACATTCTTGGAGCAAATGCTTTAGGAATTAAAAACATCTTATGCATTACCGGTGATCCCGTAAAAGCCGGGGATCAACAAGATGCTAAAGCAGTACATCAGTTTGAGTCAGTAAAATTACTAAAGCAAATACAGGACTTCAATAAAGGAATTGATCCTACTTTCGAGGAGCTTCCAGATAAAAAAACATTTATATATGCAGGAGCTGCAGCAGATCCAAGTTGCAGAAATCAAAAAAGTTTAGAAAATAGAATAAGAAAGAAAAAAGAAGCTGGAGCTCAATTCATTCAAACTCAAATGGTTATGAAAAAAGAAGATTTAATAGAATTTTGCGAAAAAATAGCCAAACCCCTTGATATTCCTGTAATTGCAGGTGTATTCCTTTTGAAATCTTACAAAAATGCTCTCTTTATAAACAAATACGTCCCCGGTGCAAACATCCCTGAAAATATATTAAATCGTCTTAAAGAAGCCAAAAACCCCTTAGAAGAAGGTATTCTAATTGCAGCTGAACAAGCTCAAGACTTTTTTTGTATTGCGAGTGGAATACATCTAATGGCAGTTAAATCGGAACATTTAATTCCTGAGATTCTTAAAAAAGCTGATCTTAGTCTGGAATATTAA
- a CDS encoding NAD(P)H-quinone oxidoreductase subunit 5: MPQASEIAWLIPVFPLIGAVLSGLGLISINKKINNSREIVSVGLISFVGISAVISYKALIEQVNGYQSVEKLFVWANAGDFTIPMGFVLDPLGSVMLALVTTITLLVMIYSHGYMAHDKGYVRFFTYLALFSSSMMGLIVSPNLLEIYVFWELVGMCSYLLVGFWYDRDGAAHAAQKAFVVNRVGDFGLLLGILGLFWATNSFDFNEIATGISQSISDNSIPIWAALLLCFLVFLGPMAKSAQFPLHVWLPDAMEGPTPISALIHAATMVAAGIFLVARLQPLYSIFPSIQFIIALVGTITCFLGASIALTQMDLKKGLAYSTVSQLGYMMLAMGCGAPIAGIFHLVTHACFKAMLFLGSGSVIHAMEEVVGHQPILAQDMRLMGGLRKKMPYTSATFLIGCIAISGIPPLAGFWSKDEILGNAFISFPAFWFVGFLTAGLTAFYMFRLYFLTFEGEFRGDNKDLQKQLLIASKLNLDEENEEEHEEHGSIHESPWSMTFPLVFLAVPSVIIGFMGLPWDSKIANLLDPEEAQAAAKAFELKEFLPLAIASVFIASSGIIIAYQAYFVKKINLSILFAQRFPSINQFLSNKWYLDDINEKLFVKGSRKLAKEVLEVDSKVVDGVVNLTGLVTLGSGEGLKYFETGRAQFYALIVFGGVILLVAIFGFQSPQVT, translated from the coding sequence ATGCCTCAAGCTTCTGAAATTGCCTGGTTAATTCCTGTTTTTCCACTAATTGGAGCAGTGCTTTCTGGCTTAGGATTAATAAGTATCAACAAGAAAATTAATAATTCAAGAGAAATTGTTTCTGTAGGTCTAATTTCTTTTGTTGGGATTTCTGCGGTAATTAGCTATAAAGCTCTGATTGAACAAGTTAATGGTTATCAATCAGTTGAAAAATTATTTGTATGGGCCAACGCTGGGGATTTCACAATCCCAATGGGCTTTGTCCTCGATCCTTTGGGGAGTGTAATGCTTGCTTTAGTAACTACTATTACTTTGCTTGTAATGATTTACTCTCATGGTTATATGGCACATGATAAGGGTTATGTCAGATTTTTTACATATTTAGCATTATTTAGTAGTTCGATGATGGGATTGATAGTCAGTCCAAATTTATTAGAAATTTACGTTTTTTGGGAATTAGTTGGAATGTGTTCATACTTATTGGTTGGTTTTTGGTACGACAGAGATGGCGCAGCGCACGCCGCACAAAAAGCATTTGTTGTGAATAGAGTGGGAGACTTCGGATTATTACTAGGAATACTTGGTCTATTTTGGGCAACAAATAGTTTTGATTTTAATGAAATAGCTACTGGAATTTCTCAATCAATATCTGATAACTCAATACCCATTTGGGCTGCTCTACTACTTTGTTTTTTAGTCTTTTTAGGACCAATGGCAAAATCTGCTCAGTTTCCTCTTCATGTATGGTTGCCTGATGCGATGGAAGGCCCTACACCTATTTCTGCACTTATTCATGCTGCAACTATGGTTGCCGCAGGAATATTCCTTGTAGCAAGGCTTCAACCTTTGTATTCTATATTCCCCTCTATTCAATTCATTATTGCTTTGGTTGGTACCATTACCTGTTTTCTAGGTGCTTCAATAGCTTTGACCCAAATGGATTTAAAAAAAGGATTAGCATATAGTACTGTCTCCCAACTTGGTTATATGATGCTTGCTATGGGTTGTGGAGCCCCAATAGCAGGAATTTTCCATTTGGTTACTCATGCTTGCTTCAAAGCAATGTTATTTTTGGGATCCGGTTCAGTGATTCATGCTATGGAAGAAGTAGTTGGTCATCAGCCTATATTGGCTCAAGATATGAGATTGATGGGCGGTTTAAGAAAAAAAATGCCTTATACATCAGCAACATTTTTAATAGGCTGTATAGCAATTAGTGGTATTCCTCCATTGGCAGGCTTTTGGAGTAAAGACGAGATACTAGGAAATGCATTCATATCATTTCCAGCTTTTTGGTTTGTAGGATTTTTAACAGCTGGCTTGACTGCTTTTTATATGTTTAGACTTTATTTCTTAACATTTGAAGGAGAATTCAGAGGGGACAACAAAGATTTACAGAAACAACTTTTAATTGCATCAAAATTAAATCTTGATGAAGAAAATGAGGAAGAGCATGAAGAACATGGATCTATTCATGAGTCGCCTTGGTCAATGACATTTCCCTTGGTTTTTCTCGCTGTACCGTCTGTAATTATCGGTTTTATGGGACTTCCATGGGATAGCAAAATTGCAAATTTACTAGATCCTGAAGAAGCACAGGCTGCAGCAAAAGCCTTCGAGTTAAAAGAATTTTTGCCTTTGGCAATAGCGTCTGTTTTTATTGCATCATCAGGAATCATCATTGCTTATCAGGCATATTTTGTGAAAAAAATTAATTTGTCAATATTATTCGCACAAAGGTTTCCGTCTATTAATCAATTTTTATCAAATAAATGGTACTTAGATGATATCAATGAAAAACTTTTTGTTAAGGGTAGTAGAAAACTAGCTAAAGAAGTATTGGAAGTTGATTCTAAGGTTGTTGATGGAGTCGTTAATCTTACTGGACTTGTAACTTTAGGAAGTGGAGAAGGTTTAAAATATTTTGAGACCGGTAGAGCCCAATTTTACGCTCTTATTGTTTTTGGCGGAGTAATTTTATTAGTTGCTATATTCGGCTTTCAATCTCCTCAAGTAACTTAA